A region of the Dermacentor albipictus isolate Rhodes 1998 colony chromosome 4, USDA_Dalb.pri_finalv2, whole genome shotgun sequence genome:
caaATTCGCATGAAAGACACTACGTATCGGGTCGCAGTATACCCGGCGCCACCCGATGatacctgcaaaggcgtagtccgaggcattgacctcgagctcaacgactcccaactccgagaactgatcgtcacgaaacgcaaccccaacgccttggaggtgaagagaatcaagaacaccacagccgtgacaatccttttccaaggaatgcaagtaccaaattacatctactgcggagcaagcattgttcgatgcacactctttcgcagacacacagaagtttgctacaactgtggcaacatcggtcaccgcgcggatgtCTGCCCTAACCCCAGTACGACGTGGTGCCGGAAGTGTGGCATCAAAACTCCAGCGGAAGATCACCAGTGTTCCCCTCACTGCACCCTGTGCGGCGGACCGCAccccaccgccgacaaggactgcaagCGCAAGTTTCAGGTCCCTTACATCGTTcgacagagacgccgccgcagacgcaaccgaCGCGGCCGTAGCCGCTCCCAAGGACCAAGCGGCGCCAGTCACAAGGACTCGGCCGCCACCTCGGGTATTCCGgtagcgaccacaaggagtcgctcggtcacgccgacacccgagcgccgcagcgccctacgcagcagccgctcccgctccaggggacgacgcagcagccggtcctgctccagggggcgccctacatccggccccacggaactgacgtgggccgaccgagtacgagggagacatcaccagcagcagcaacgggacgtttcatctaccagacaggtaacgcggtcttcattgcccgagcatgagagcgagatagtcacagccctacgacaggaactagcgggtctccgggccaccatacaagtgcttacagcgcagcttaatgacgcaaaacaggagattcaaaaccttaaagctcccaaacaagcaccaccccaggagacaaacgtaaaagttagcacagccaaacgcaagccccctccgctcccagagacggaagaagagagtaatgcaccgcaagacaccctaggcgaaattctgcgcctcacgcgagagaacctagaaagtattcgtatcctaacgaatcgtgtagaggtggtcgaaaataaagtcgccataaaaattaaaaacaaagctagtcagccacaacagatggacacgacgacgcacccctcgtcaccaataaatcccccgcaaaaccatcatggctaacacgacacgggacaccttagaaatttggcagtggaattgcgctagctacgcgaaacgcaaatcctcgctgcaacagtacctcaaaattcaacccaaaaagccgcacgtaatactattacaagaaaccctatgtgaaaccctcacgctctcagggtacagccccgtctcccaaaaaggaggggacgccaggagaggcatcgccacgctcgttaatagaaaattcgcgcaTATCGTGCATAACGTCCTTccgaaaaacagtcgcatcgaggcgatcctaatcgagctcgtacctaaccgacttctaaaacaaagcatttttgtactaaacgtctacagctcccccgcgcactacaaacaatctttccacgcgatccttactaaagccacatcattggcacgaaactcaccgctcattatcgcaggggacttcaacgccccccacccgtcgtggggttaccccacaatcaagcctagcggcaacaacctctcgcgcgcgatcgacgacctgtccctcaccctggtgacggaccacaggttccccaccagattgggtacgtcgacacaacgcgatactacgccggacctcacgctactccgaaatgtagcaaactacacatggacgaatacgcaagagaacctgggcagcgatcacttcgtcatacgcacagaaataccaaacacggcggccccaccccggtctttcacccttacagactgggatagcttccgccagttacggaaggaagacacgaacacgtacgattccttcgcagagctcctctctgcgataaagggcgacgtagctagagccacgaaaaccatacaaacggaattggaggtcccaagggttgaccctcacctcgcacacttactcgaggccaaggcctcgatacttgcgcgatggcgaaaacaacgtctcaacagacgcctgcgcaaacgcatcgcgatactcaaccgagatatcgaacaatactgtacggagctcacaagactccaatggcaggaactatgttcggcggtcgacggccgcatgcggaccggaggtaagtggaacctcctgaaacgcatgttagacgacagccaaacaaaGGACAATCACAGCCACGCGTTAGACCGACTTTTACACTTACATAAagcgaaagggggaacagaagagtccttcctggcagaaatcgccaaacgttaccttccattaggcgacgctcaccccaacgattacccgagcataaagtgcgacaccactcccgaactagacgctgccttcacggaagcagaagttcgagaggcgctacacaacctcaacagcagatcggcctcaggacccgacggggtaaccaaccgaatcttacgtaacttagacgaccaggccattacactactccttaaagacatcaaccacgtgtgggaaacaggagaggtaccaacgcaatggcgcacggccacggtggtccttatcccaaaacccggcaaaccacttaacctcgacaatttacgccctatctctcttacctcatgcgtgggtaaagtagccgagcacgtcattcaaaaccgagtgtcacgctacattgaggaacacgaactcctcccacacaacatggtagggtttcgaccccacctttccacgcaagatgtcatgttgctcctaaaaagacaggtctttgacgttaaaacaagagacgttcgaggcatcctcgccctcgatatcacgagagcattcgacaccgtctcgcaccgcttcatattggagtctgtggcaggcctcggcctcggccagagatttcaggagtacgtgcgctccttcctaaaagacagagaagcccgactgcgagtctcacaacttaagtcggactgctacacgctgggttccgtcggaacaccgcaaggctcagtcatctctccattactctttaacatagtgatgaagggactcgcagacaaactacgagacatcccgaacgtaaatttcgctctatatgcagatgacatcaccatctggagcccgggaggctccctggcagacatggagcaggcattacagtctgccctagatgccacggaggagtacctactagagacaggaatgaagctatcttccaagaaatcggaactcttactatatcgcaagtcttgccaaggagtccgatacctaactcctctagacgaacttccgatcgcactacataCAAGTGACGgccaacagattccgcgagtcgacCACATTCGCATTCTTGGGCTtctaatcgaagccaccggatgccacgcacactcgatcaaacacttaaccgccaaaaccgaaaatatgatcagactcatccacagagtctcagggcgcaggaagggtctctgcgaagataacctactgcgcgtataccacgcgttccttatgagccatattaattacgtcgcctctgcccacaactggacgaaaacagaaaagacgaaactgAACAcgctcatgcgcaagagcatcaaacaggtcttgggcattccacaaagagcaagtacagcaatggttgatcagctaggcatgcacaacaacatcgacgaagtgatcgaggctcagactatggcgcaaatactccgcctatcctcgtccaaagccggtagactaattttaggcgaagctaatgtctccccatctccctatctcgaacacgctgttaccctaccgagtgaaattagagacaactacagagtctcaccgtttcccagaaacgtccacccactatacaacgtgggtaggcgtcgggcccgcgcccgcgcgattctcgaccgcacagacgcggatcgtgaagccaccgcatttgttgacgcggcccagtacggcaatacatcaactttcgcgatagcagttgtggacggcaacggaacgttacggtcatcggcatcggttaaatcgaccactagcgctaaagccgaacagatagccgtagccatcgccatggcagaccccacatttacccatgtcctcacggattcgcgtgctgcaattcgggcttacgaaagcggcaatgtaccgaaagaggtagcgcatatattactagcgagctcaaacgagtgcaaacggtgcctctcctggttccccgctcacatggggaaggacatccacccgcaaaaacccaacctcaatgaaacggcccatgaccgtgcgcgagaacttgcccgccgcgacggtcccacggcctccgaggggctggacattcagttcaatgacccgctactcacatatcaagaaatcacctcacactatcgaaaaggcagaatgaaatacccgctcccgcacgccaaactcgagcgcgcgcaggcggccgcgtttcgaatgctgcaaacggcctcgtatccgtcacgaggcctattaagccactacaattcagaaatcccggcaaattgcccagactgcccagaaccctactgctcactctcgcacatgctttggcaatgtaccgcgttaccagagggccctctctccagtgagcgcgaatgggaagaagccctcaaaagcccggacctcaaactgcaattcaaggccgtccagagggcccaagaactggcggagcgtcaccacgttcccgtcccgacttgggcgtcgcctacggtttcggcccaaggagctcgccgcgtgcgatctccaacggcttagacccctcaggacctcaataaagttcttgactgactgactgactcagccgtcgattgtgtctttgttctttccatctcttggtgagcgattgtttggcttcgagcatgtgagccagtcggctgtccatgctttgaacggggagatctgtctctatttccttcgtggccgccttaatgtcggcctttagTTGCGACGTCCATTGTTCAATTGATTCATTGCCTGTTCGGCGTTCGTGTCTgaactcgcggaacttgtcccagaACTTGTTCACAATGTTGTCCATGGGAGGATGCTCGTTTTTTGAGAATGCAGACACCTCATAAATTGACGGTATTCTACGATGCCCAATCACGCTGCAGGCGTTAAAATGTgtgttaaagaaaggaccatactaccTGCTCGTGATGTAAATCGCCGAACTTTTTTcaaggcccgcgccgcccgtGGGGAAAAGTCACACTGTCTCCtccagtggtgcgcactaattgtttaagatgtctgctccaccaacaaaaccatagagacggatctacagacaggCAAGATGGATAGCAGGCTAGCCCACCTTCTCGAGGCCAAGCAGTATTTTCTCGAGAGGTGTAAAAGCCAACGCTTGATTAGCAAGcacagaaaaaagatagccgagatcaacaagcagatcgacgagcactgccaagctctgtctaggcagcaatgggacgaaattgGCAATTTGATCGACGCGCAGATGAGCAAGGGAGGCATGTGGAaccttctcaaacacttgcttgacgactccggcaccaagtcaaaccagataATTGTCCTCGATAAAGCGCTCCACGAacccaagaagtcgtcttcggaagaAGACGTGCTACAGTTGCTAGTTAAGAAGTATCTGCtgctcaaaactgtggccgatgaggcggtTTACCCAGTATACAAAGGAAAGCCGAACTCGGCGCTGGACGAGCCTATAAATGTCAGGGAAATCCGCCGCCCCTTACACAATTTCAATGGTAGGCGAGCACCccgcccggatcacattaacaacaagactctcagaaacctagaggacgcatcaATCGAGTTTCTCACAGgtgagataaatcggatttgggaggAGGGACTTGCCCGAGGGACTGGAACAATGGAAGCCCGCGAGagtcatactaatcccaaagcccggtaaaccgctTAGCTTGAACAATCTCCGCTCCATCTCAATGACATCGTGTGTTTGGAAGGTGCCCGAGCAGGCCATCCATAAcggaattgccgagtatatcgagaccaacgaccttttccctcacaacatgataggctCCAGGCCAGGCCGCCCCACCCtagacgccatgaagcttatcaagatcaaATTCGGGTGCGCTGCACTCGGGGCACGAGAGCCATCTTTGGtgtggacctggagaaggcctttgataacaccTGCAATGAGTTTCTTCTCCACGCCACCTCCAAACTCGACCTAGGCTTGTCTTTCCATGCCTTCgacaggtctttcttgagcataCAATACGCCATCCTCAAGGCTCGAAATTAGGAAACGGAGAAAATGGAGCTGAGCCGATCAAGCATCCCCCAGGGGTCAGCCATCTCACCGCTCCTCTTCAACCGAACAATGGTCGACCTCTCGAAATGCCTAGGTCCAGGTCATCGGTCGCACGATCTACGGGGACGACATCACTGTGTGGTGCGCGGCTGGCAGTAagggacaagtcgaagccgctttCCAGAAAGCTGTCGACACTGCAGAGCCTTTCTAACGGACACAGCCCAAATTGacagggccgcaagccacagaactggataCCCTCCACTGAAGTCGACAATAATATCTACACGAAGGGCGGATCTCCGACTCCCAAATTCGCGTCCATACGAATCTTGGGAGTGACACTCGAAGAGGCAGGCAAAAATATTATCACCACTCACAAACTAGCAAAGGAGACGGATAGCGCCAACGGGTTAATCAAGCGGGTAACTAAAccaaggagaggcctgagcgaagagaatctgataaggctagtccacgctttcttgttatgCCATTTCACGTAGTTAGCGGCCATGCCCTtatggaagagggccgagcgagacaagcgAAATGCCGTGATAAGGAGGGGCATAAAGAGTGCAGTGGGACTACCAATACACACGCACCGActgactcctgcagttgggtattcatattTCCCTCGAAggaattgcagaagcacaagaaagggcacagattctcaggctttCCGGCACCAGGGCAGGCACAcaactcctaactgagatgggcgtccccctgcccactgtcgaagacgcctaccagggccttacgaaagagcagaaagatagcatcatcatcatatcgcccgctcTGCGCAATAtacatccccagcgcaacgtagaaagaaggaaggccagagtgGTGGCGCTCTTACGCCGCGCGACAAAACTCCCTGGCAGCAACTGCTTTGAtaacgcggcccagtatggccaCAGCAACAATTTCACTGTAGTATCGATCACCCACAGGGGTGCCACCGGTAACGCCGCTTCGGTATGAAGCACGTCGTCGCTTGCCGCCGAgaaagtggccattgccttggccctcttGGACGAGCaacatgccaatatctttagcGACATCAGGGCAGcgatccgcgccttcagcgttggggCCGTGTGTAaagaagcctgtcgcatcctagATGGCAAAAGCTTCGCCACCCACACACTcacctggttccccgctcacatgggatccgtCCCGGGACGCCACACAAActtcaacgagctggcccactccaatgcgcgaggtctcgctttctgcgaccatggagaactccaccGCCGGCCCGCAGttgtggagaacagagatcaaccgaccacaaaACAATTAAGttacgcagcacttttatctcagCAGGAGAGACTTTCTCCTTCCTCACAAAAAGTTAAATAGGGCGCAGGCactgaccctcagattattgcaaaccggctgatatcccagcccggctttattcaaCAAGATTTATCCCGACACTTacgccactagttcttgcaggcactgcaataactttgctagcctagaccatatgctctggcatagcccctcgttacgaggcaccgagcaaatcaacgaggacaagtggctctccgctatcaagaccCCCGATGCCAGGGCGcagctatgggctgtccagagggcccacgatgcggcggtcgggcatcgCCTGGCTACCCCAACATGGGAGTGGCCCGCAGTCAGGTccttcattaaagtttttcatctgtccatccatccgtcaCAGTGCCGAGCTAAGTGGCCATGAGGTCACTTTTGAATGGGTGTGTAGTCATTGTAgtgtgattggcaatgaactcgctgacaggtAGGCAGGATCGGCGTTCTCTTCCGCTGATGATGTACCGATAGCCTACTTGCGACCTGACACCATCTCTATGATCAAGGCACTCACGAAGGACCTAATAGAAGCGTACACAACTCACGATAACATTCACAAACGCCTACATATGATCTACCCAGACGGTGAATcctgtttgcccccgaaggttACGCGGTGCAAAACTTCATTGCTACACATGATTCGCCAGGGCGtggctttcacccgtcgctacgcacacctcatcggccaatcgaacagcacTCATAGTGAACACTGCGaggtgcctgaaacactggaacacatactgtgcgattgcccagcatatatgctggagcgaagaacgttagaaagtttcctagccagggttggcaggcaaccactgtcggaggaggCCATCCTCAGCCCATTGCCTGACACCGCCAGTTCAGTGAGTGCAACTAATGTGTTGTTGAATTTTCTGCAGGACACCTAGCTTggcgagcggctctagcaaggcaactgtcttATATATATAAGGACTCACCACttttcttatcatcatcatccaccgAGTACATTCACTCCCCTTCCGTCTTCCCCAGTGGCGAGTAGCAGACTacagcgcactagctcaggtcgacctctggGTCTTTCCTGTCAATGAATTATATTCTATATTGTTTTACCAATCATGTTTCGTCGACACAGCATGATCGAAAGTCCCGTCGCACAATGGTGCTGCTCCCACATGCAGGTTACtggaaaagagaaatgcaggcaAGCTTATTTATTTCGCCGACATTTCTAGATAAAAAGTACGTACGATGGTTTCAatttaattcattttttttcggtAATTTTAGCTCTCTGTGAACGTATTCGCCTTCTCTTCTTGCAGTGAGCATATATGGTGCTTCAAACTTTACATATAAGGCGCTTTACGCAATATTCGTGAGTGGGCGAACTGCCCTCGGAGTGCCGCACTGATGTCAGAGATGTGCTGGGAATTTACACCAGCGAAACTTCAGCAGCGTAGAAACAGAGCCGTCAGCAAATAAGAGAAGCCAAGCTACACCATACCATCGTCATCTTCGTAGTGTTCGCCGTCATCGTTATGCTGCTCTCGTCGCCGTCAACTTCATACCCATTGCCGTCGTCATTTCGTCCGTTTGAGCTCATCGTCGTGTTCTCCGCGTTACCTTGCGGTCGGCATGGTTTTGTCGTCGTGTCGTCGTCGAGTCCTCGTTATCACTTCGCCGTCTTCACGCTACTTATTTCGCAACGTCGCTAACATCGTGTAATCGCCATACAAGTTTGGCCCTGCCGATGTCACTACACAAGCCTCAGGGAATCATCATTCTACCAGCTTCTTTGTGCCATCACCTTGTCGTTATTATCAGAAATGCTAACATTCTATCAATTGGACGACTGAGCATGTTTACACCATGCTGTTGTCGCTTAACGTAGACAAACTCTCCCGATGTTTTCTACAATATTTGTATTTAGGTTTGAAAAGCAACTTTAGAAATCACATGGATTATAGAGCGCGACTATGCCAGTTTATATGGGCTTATGAGATGCTTTGAAAGAACTGTATACTTGAAAAGTTAGTTATATATACTTGAAAGTACAGCGTGTAATTACAAGACGGATATAAGTGCTTGATCATTCTTGGTTGTTTTTTACAGAGCATAATTTGGCCCTGTAATTTGAAGTGGACATATAATCTTGCACAAGATATCACCATCACGAGGTACCCCATTAAAATAGTAGTTAACTATTATTTTAATATTATTGTCAGGTCATTTAGTACAATATTGTAATTGACGCTAACCATGAAAAAATGTGCCCACAGCAGAAATCACATGAGGAAAACCACGTTTGTGATATCCGTCCTTACAATGCGCTACATGTGCACTGGTGTCTTAGTTAAGTACAATTTTCGTAACCCGAAAGCCTCCCTGTGGCACATTAGCAAAATTTTCACTTCAACGCCATTGCACTTTTAAACTTAAATAATGTGCTCAGTcctaaacaaataataataaagacgTCAAGTACACACAACACGAACGTGTAAGCATGAAAACCACTCAATATTGTTCCACCTCATCTTTCCGTTCTTCTGTACATTCGTGAGCCTATAAGTTACagcttcgtttctttttcttgcgagGAAGCTGTCGTGCGACTAGAAGTACTCGAAAGTGTTCTATGCTTGTAAATATTCGAGTGTGTGGGTTATATAAGTGTGCATAGGTCTGCATAGGTTTTATAGGTCTGCATAAAAAtatgtatgtgtttttttttctcactgattaGCCGCGGCGTATGCGGCTCTCAAAATTTCCTGGCTGCCATGTGGTAATGCATTGCCTCAAAACTTTCCGAGGGAGTGCAGTGTCATGCCAATAAACTTGAAGCATTTTCAAGTTTGAGTttcgttattgtttcgcacttttaatatttaagtctgagaagatttgaGGTAAAATGTATGCGCTGCCGATGctttctttcatgacatttgtttgtgggttgtcATTTTAAAACTTGGTATAATCTTGTTAAGCGTGTGACGCCTGGTGTGAGCAACTTTAGGGACAAAATAGTGCGGTAGTATAGGCCCAAAGTATCGCAGGTCACATAGAATGCCGTAGCATCTAGCATATTTTTATATTAATTTActtatactgcaggccctatgcGGGCCCAAGCAGGCCCTATTCGAGCCCAAGCATATATATACCCAAATAAATATCGAACCTTACCATGACGCCGACGGTGACGGAAACTGCGAAAATTCGCTTGTAGTGTCCATATatatgctatcgcaataaaaatatttatttcactAGTGTATGAAAGCGTTAAGCCACCGTTATGTGCAACGTTCCCGAATGGCAGGGGCGAGCTGCGCGTAACACAAAGTCCAGAGTACGTTATGTGTAGGTGTAATTCCATCAGAATTAAATATCATTCGCTGGGATCGCCAGCAAACAAGAGGTGGTCTGCTCATTGCGGTGAAAAAATATTAAGTTGTTTCACCTGGCAATATCACTACATTCCTTGAGTGCATTATCATCTGTGTTGAGTGTGAAACAAAAGAAATAGTAATGTATTTGGTACACCTTTTATTCGCCCGCCAAATGGCACTTATTTCTCACGCAAATTTCATAGTGTAATAGGCAAAGGCTTGACAATGTTTCCGAATTAAGTGGTAATTATCTTTCTTGATATCAATTTTACTTGCAATATTTGGAACATGCTTCATAGGAGGTTTACACTGCGCGAAAAGACGAGGACAAGCGAAGGAAACAACCCACGCCCTACGATCACAGTGGTGCGTTGCCAATCCGCCAGCATGCCAATCCCGTGTTCTGGCGGATTGCCTGAAGCGCTGGATTCTCCCTCCACAAATTCGAGCATTCTTTGTCCACCTGCTTCCTTGCTGGGGTCATGTCCGAAGAATAACCAATATAGGGAAGCACGAATGCTGGAGCAATGTTAGGGTATACCCCGGTTGGCTTCTAGTGCTGCGTCAGAGCGATCTAGGCGCCTTCGTTGCAGCTGCTCGTCTCTCTGAACGTAAGGAGCTAGTCGCCAACGCTGGAGATCTCTTATGGCAACACGCCAGCTTGGCTCTTCCttggaaacgcaaaaaaaagccCGTCTGGTAGCACTGTCACCATTCTTGAAAATGCCGCTCTGCCTGAAGAAATGCAGAAGACACTTCAACAAGGACCGAAGCTTTCGTTTGAGCCAGCACCCAAGCGCTCAGAGCTCCTCGCCATGGTGCGGCGAGTGGGCCAGCGAGTTCCTGAAAAGCAGCACGAGTGCGCCATTGCGCCGGAGTGGACTGTCTGCAACGCACCCTAAGTGGTCCGCCAGCAAAAAAATCTTCTTAAGTGGTGAGCTACCTCAAGGAAATTCATCTCGCCATAATACAGCCAGATGAAGAATGTGGCTTTCGCAGAACTGCCTGTCGCCGTCTTTGAAAGAAACGCCACCGAAGTTGTAAAAATGAATTTCAATCTGACTGACCTCCTTCCAAAAAACAGAAACATCTTGCAGTCAAGTTACTAAATAGCATGCACCTTGAGGCCTCAAGCAAGGTAGACAAAAAAAAGTGACAAGTCATCTCGAAATTTTCACCGGTAAAACCCACAAACCGGACTGCGCCCTGCGAGCGATCATTTCAGAGTAAGAAACGTGGCAACGAACGAGTGAGAACTACCAAAAGTAGGCAAGGACCAGTTTCAATatgcagtacaaaaaaaaaaaaactgtgctcgTGGTGTCCTGTGTTTTTCCTTCGTTTGTCCTCGTCTTTTCGCACTAGTTAAACCTACCCTCatgtatgaaccaactagccctcaagaACGCCCTACTAATTGCAACACTGTCTGTTCCAGTTTCACAAACTGAAGAAGGTGAATTCTTTCATACAGGTCTAAAGTACTtg
Encoded here:
- the LOC139059130 gene encoding uncharacterized protein, whose amino-acid sequence is MEIVPGETISPEDANDPGWIAAYNRKSRKVKASQPQGASSSTRGRRRDGERTAGPNSAYQRLVATSRLPQLPRDTFRIIVRPRDGLNVAKSTPVQVEQALAMAAALAPQDLTEDSICPNVTQNIFIICTPSERNARAYATVQQIRMKDTTYRVAVYPAPPDDTCKGVVRGIDLELNDSQLRELIVTKRNPNALEVKRIKNTTAVTILFQGMQVPNYIYCGASIVRCTLFRRHTEVCYNCGNIGHRADVCPNPSTTWCRKCGIKTPAEDHQCSPHCTLCGGPHPTADKDCKRKFQVPYIVRQRRRRRRNRRGRSRSQGPSGASHKDSAATSGIPVATTRSRSVTPTPERRSALRSSRSRSRGRRSSRSCSRGRPTSGPTELTWADRVRGRHHQQQQRDVSSTRQMTSPSGAREAPWQTWSRHYSLP